The Leptodactylus fuscus isolate aLepFus1 chromosome 5, aLepFus1.hap2, whole genome shotgun sequence genome segment AATTTGAAACCTATTTGTATCACCACAAGAAATTTTTGTGAGCACTTTAATCTCGCAAAAAAGTTGATTGATAAGGGTAGATTTACAAAAAGATAAGTCCGAAGCAAAAACAGTAATAAAAACAGAATTGCAACATCCGGAGATCCAGCAACCGGCCACGAGTAGTCCACACTTGGTTTTCTCCATGAGTATGGTGTAATGTAACGGAAAACAGATGGCAACGTACCGGTCATAAGACATTGCAGTCAATAAACAGATTTCCGTACAGGCaaggaatataaaaaaacacatcTGAGTAAAGCAGGCAACAAAAGAAACCTTGATATTCCCGCTGACTATGATATCAAAAAGTTTGGGAAGCGAAACAGAAATGTATAAGATGTCTACAAAGGAGAGGCTGCGTAGGAAAAAATACATGGGTTTATGTAAGATGGGATCCAATAGAATGACCACAAAAATCACAAGGTTCCATCCTATGCATACGATATAGAGGGGCAAAAGAATAGCAAACAAGACCAAGTGCGGTCTACCGATCTGGGAAAAAGCGATAAAATAAAAGTCAGGGGTCAAGGTAATATTTTCCATTAGCCCCAAGTCTTGGATGATGGATCTATCGGTATCAGTTGTAGTTTAGGGTGCTGTATGTTCTGCAGATGTTATTTTTGGTCAAGTCTGTTTTTTAATTATGGATATTTGTTGCTTTCTAGAATTTTCCAACTGTTGACAAATTCCTAATCCTACTGTCCCCAAATTCAAAAATCTATCATATCTGTTTGGACTCTCATGACTTGCTTGTTTGCTGTGTATACAATATGGCGGCCTGGTGTCTTGGGCGCACACTCAACATCTCAATTTTTCCTACCCCTTGAAATGCGATACCAATGCAGTTCTGTTATAACAAATCCATTGATTGGGCTTGGTTTACCTTCTTCACTTCAATTTTATTTAATATAAGAAATTGATTTAACAAGTTCAATATAATTTAGAATGttctaaaaacaaaaaattgaaaCGGAAAATAAAAAAGGAGAAACATTGTTCATATAAttgtaaaaaaattaaatcatgACAAGCCCAGCCGTGTATACTGTAGGTAAAGCAAAAGTACATCAATTCAGCTCCTCTTTATATAATACTGTAACGGTAATGTGACGTCTAcagaggccattatgggacatatttAATGACCCACTATGGGAGGATAAGTCTCTAGAAATGTGAGCTATTAAAAGTTCTTCCATGATTATAATAAATCACTTATTGTTGCATATTAAAGATATGAATAACTAGAAAATACTGTAGATTCTTTAAAGATTTACCCAAAAAGTGTCAAGTGTCGGATTCAATTAAActggatttttgttaaagggatcctatcattaaaactttattttttctgccttccacgtaggaatagccttaagaaaggctattattctcttacctttagatgtcttctccgggatgCCGTTTAGtagaaatgagttctctcgcagcactggaggtgtccctaatgctgcgagagaactctccagtgccgcctccatcttcttcaggaaaggggtcttgacgcgtcttctttcggcggtggctttaatcttctaggcctcgagtctaggccaaagccgactgcacatgcccactggccacaagaaaattgccgcttacacagtattgtaaggggccattttcttgtggccggcgggcatgcgcagtcggctttgccctaggaccaaggcctagaaaattgaagccaccgctggaagaaaacATGAACAAGACCCAttcctgtagaagatggaggcggcactggagagttctcttgcagcattggggacacctccagtgctgtttgagcactggggactgcccccagtgctgcgagagaacttatttgcatatcatcgaaaaccggattatataccaaacggcggcacagagaagacatctaaaggttggagaagaattgcctttcttaaggttattcctatgtggtaggcagaaaaaattgagttttaattatatgatccctttaaattaaattttcttaaaaaaattaaacagtTGTGAATATTATATCAACATATCAAAATACAAAACAGTCACGACAAGTAGAACTTATACAACTATAATGAACATTTGCATAGTTGGAATAAGATAGTAAACAATATTTGTGCAGTAATTGCAAAAAAGTGACTAATTCTAAAATCAAAATATAGAATGAGGAAGGGGTGAGacgtaatgagtagagatgagcgaacactaaaatgttcgaggttcgaaattcgaatcgaacagccgctcactgttcgtgtgttcgaacgggtttcgaaccccattatagtctatggggaacatatactcgttaagggggaaacccaaatccgtgtctggagggtcaccaagtccactatgacaccccaggaaatgataccaacaccctggaatgacactgggatagcaggggaagcatgtctgggggcatctaacacaccaaagaccctctattaccccaacatcacagcctaacaactacacactttacacactcaataccacctctctgacagtaggaaaacaccttgaaacatgtgtatttggcacttgcagtgaggagagcttgtcaccagcagtgaatttggcccttgtagtaagttgaggttggcaccaacatttgttttgaaaatcagggtggattgagcctctaaccagcagagtttgggcaaattcatggtggagggagcctctaaaaaccccagtttggaccaattcatggtggagggagcctctaaaaacccccgtttgggcaaattcatggtggagggagcctctaaaaacccccgtttggaccaattcatggtggagggagcctctaaacagcccagtttggccaaattcatggtggagggagcctctaaccagcccagtttggaccaattcatggtggagggagcctctaaaaaccccagtttggaccaattcatggtggagggagcctctaaaaaccccagtttggaccaattcatggtggagggagcctctaaaaaccccagtttggaccaattcatgctgcagggagcctctaaacagcccagtttgggcaaattcatggtggagggagcctctaaaaaccccagtttggaccaattcatggtggagggagcctctaaaacccccaatttggaccaattcatggtggagggagcctctaaacagcccagtttgggcaaattcatggtggagggagcctctaaaaaccccagtttggaccaattcatggtggagggagcctctaaaaaccccagtttggaccaattcatggtggagggagcctctaaaaaacccagtttggaccaattcatggtggagggagcctctaaacagcccagtttgggcaaattcatggtggagggagcctctaaaaaacccagtttgggcaaattcatggtggagggagcctctaaaaaccccaatttggaccaattcatggtggagggagcctctaaacagcccagtttgggcaaattcatggtggagggagcctctaaaaaacccagtttggaccaattcatggtggagggagcctctaaaaaccccagtttggaccaattcatggtggagggagcctctaaacagcccagtttggaccaattcatggtggagggagcctctaaaaaccccaatttggaccaattcatggtggagggagcctctaaaaaacccagtttgggcaaattcatggtggagggagcctctaaaaaccccaatttggaccaattcatggtggagggagcctctaaacagcccagtttgggcaaattcatggtggagggagcctctaaaaaccccagtttggaccaattcatggtggagggagcctctaaccagcccagtttggaccaattcatggtggagggagcctctaaaaaccccagtttggaccaattcatggtggagggagactctaaacagcccagtttggaacaattcatggtggagggagcctctaaaaacc includes the following:
- the LOC142202850 gene encoding olfactory receptor 5V1-like; its protein translation is MENITLTPDFYFIAFSQIGRPHLVLFAILLPLYIVCIGWNLVIFVVILLDPILHKPMYFFLRSLSFVDILYISVSLPKLFDIIVSGNIKVSFVACFTQMCFFIFLACTEICLLTAMSYDRYVAICFPLHYTILMEKTKCGLLVAGCWISGCCNSVFITVFASDLSFCKSTLINQLFCEIKVLTKISCGDTNRFQIVILIDTFLMGLCPFLLIMLSYAKIILNILGKHSKGQRKKAFSTCSSHLIILVIFYGTLFVIYLRPTSQNSDQLDRIFSVLYLAVTPTLNPLVYSLRNKEIKRAMKNILCRLCLEVNTWLDIIY